One region of Ictalurus punctatus breed USDA103 chromosome 6, Coco_2.0, whole genome shotgun sequence genomic DNA includes:
- the LOC108266936 gene encoding rho-related GTP-binding protein RhoE, with product MKDSNSSLMSGMDANQSVKCKIVVIGDSQCGKTALLHVFAKDCFPENYVPTVFENYTASFEIDSQRIELSLWDTSGSPYYDNVRPLSYPDSDAVLVCFDISRPETLDSVLKKWKGEIQEFCPNTKMLLVGCKSDLRTDLSTLVELSNHRQTPVSYDQGSNMAKQISAPYIECSALQSENSVRDIFHVATLACVNKSNKNVKRQKSSRATKRTSHMPSRPYLESVSPDMRKDKAKSCAVM from the exons ATGAAGGACAGTAACTCGAGCCTGATGTCTGGAATGGACGCCAACCAGAGTGTGAAGTGTAAGATAGTAGTGATTGGGGACAGTCAGTGCGGCAAAACCGCACTGCTCCATGTCTTCGCCAAAGACTGCTTTCCAGAG AACTACGTGCCAACAGTATTTGAGAACTATACAGCCAGCTTTGAGATCGATTCCCAAAGGATTGAGCTCAGTTTGTGGGACACATCAG GGTCACCATACTACGACAATGTGCGTCCACTGTCCTACCCTGACTCGGATGCGGTCCTCGTCTGTTTTGACATCAGCCGACCAGAAACCTTGGACAGCGTACTAAAGAAG TGGAAAGGAGAGATACAAGAATTTTGCCCCAATACGAAGATGTTGTTAGTGGGATGCAAGTCAGACTTGCGTACAGATCTCAGCACCTTGGTGGAACTTTCAAATCACAGACAAACACCTGTATCATATGATCAG GGATCAAACATGGCCAAACAAATCTCGGCTCCCTACATCGAGTGTTCCGCTTTGCAGTCAGAGAACAGTGTGAGGGACATTTTCCACGTTGCCACTTTAGCCTGTGTCAACAAGAGCAACAAGAACGTGAAACGCCAGAAGTCCTCCAGAGCCACCAAGAGGACCTCACACATGCCCAGTAGACCCTATCTGGAGTCGGTAAGCCCGGACATGCGTAAAGATAAAGCCAAGAGCTGCGCAGttatgtga